A part of Silurus meridionalis isolate SWU-2019-XX chromosome 18, ASM1480568v1, whole genome shotgun sequence genomic DNA contains:
- the vegfab gene encoding vascular endothelial growth factor Ab isoform X2: MSALLSETLSNAFEQVRRSYDGVLIRLSRCAMSVMNLAVRLLQLFCVTLLYFSAVKSAYIPKENGGSAIEVVPFTEVYNKSMCRPREMLVEVHQEYPEDIEHIFIPSCVVLMRCAGCCNDEMLECAPTATRNITMEVQKLKPLRIKRNYPMSFAEHTECECRVKKDFQDKTEITHCKPCCVTCSERRKRLYVQDPETCQCTCKHSEADCKLRQLELNERTCKCDKPRR; the protein is encoded by the exons ATGTCTGCCCTGCTATCTGAGACTCTCTCTAATGCGTTTGAACAAGTCCGCCGATCCTACGACGGGGTTCTGATCAGACTCTCGCGCTGCGCCATGTCCGTCATGAACTTGGCCGTGCGCTTGTTGCAATTGTTTTGCGTCACGCTGCTTTATTTCTCAGCTGTCAAG AGTGCCTATATCCCTAAAGAAAATGGAGGCAGCGCGATTGAAG TCGTGCCATTTACCGAGGTCTACAATAAGTCGATGTGCCGGCCACGGGAAATGCTCGTGGAGGTCCATCAGGAGTATCCAGAAGACATCGAGCACATTTTCATTCCGTCCTGCGTGGTGCTCATGCGCTGTGCCGGCTGCTGCAACGACGAGATGTTGGAGTGCGCGCCCACCGCCACGCGCAACATCACCATGGAG GTACAAAAATTAAAACCCCTGCGCATCAAGCGCAACTACCCAATGAGTTTTGCAGAACACACTGAATGTGAATGCAG AGTAAAGAAGGACTTCCAGGATAAGACAGAAAT TACTCACTGTAAACCGTGCTGCGTCACATGCTCCGAGAGAAGAAAGCGGCTCTACGTTCAGGACCCGGAAACGTGCCAGTGCACCTGCAAGCACTCGGAGGCCGACTGCAAGCTAAGGCAGCTCGAACTGAACGAGAGAACTTGCAA
- the vegfab gene encoding vascular endothelial growth factor Ab isoform X1, whose protein sequence is MSALLSETLSNAFEQVRRSYDGVLIRLSRCAMSVMNLAVRLLQLFCVTLLYFSAVKSAYIPKENGGSAIEVVPFTEVYNKSMCRPREMLVEVHQEYPEDIEHIFIPSCVVLMRCAGCCNDEMLECAPTATRNITMEVQKLKPLRIKRNYPMSFAEHTECECRVKKDFQDKTEIEPRRGKGKGQKGKRKKNRDKTRDFTHCKPCCVTCSERRKRLYVQDPETCQCTCKHSEADCKLRQLELNERTCKCDKPRR, encoded by the exons ATGTCTGCCCTGCTATCTGAGACTCTCTCTAATGCGTTTGAACAAGTCCGCCGATCCTACGACGGGGTTCTGATCAGACTCTCGCGCTGCGCCATGTCCGTCATGAACTTGGCCGTGCGCTTGTTGCAATTGTTTTGCGTCACGCTGCTTTATTTCTCAGCTGTCAAG AGTGCCTATATCCCTAAAGAAAATGGAGGCAGCGCGATTGAAG TCGTGCCATTTACCGAGGTCTACAATAAGTCGATGTGCCGGCCACGGGAAATGCTCGTGGAGGTCCATCAGGAGTATCCAGAAGACATCGAGCACATTTTCATTCCGTCCTGCGTGGTGCTCATGCGCTGTGCCGGCTGCTGCAACGACGAGATGTTGGAGTGCGCGCCCACCGCCACGCGCAACATCACCATGGAG GTACAAAAATTAAAACCCCTGCGCATCAAGCGCAACTACCCAATGAGTTTTGCAGAACACACTGAATGTGAATGCAG AGTAAAGAAGGACTTCCAGGATAAGACAGAAAT AGAACCTCGCCGAGGCAAGGGGAAAGGTCAAAAGGGGAAGCGAAAGAAAAACCGTGACAAAACGCGGGATTT TACTCACTGTAAACCGTGCTGCGTCACATGCTCCGAGAGAAGAAAGCGGCTCTACGTTCAGGACCCGGAAACGTGCCAGTGCACCTGCAAGCACTCGGAGGCCGACTGCAAGCTAAGGCAGCTCGAACTGAACGAGAGAACTTGCAA
- the vegfab gene encoding vascular endothelial growth factor Ab isoform X4 yields the protein MSALLSETLSNAFEQVRRSYDGVLIRLSRCAMSVMNLAVRLLQLFCVTLLYFSAVKSAYIPKENGGSAIEVVPFTEVYNKSMCRPREMLVEVHQEYPEDIEHIFIPSCVVLMRCAGCCNDEMLECAPTATRNITMEVQKLKPLRIKRNYPMSFAEHTECECRVKKDFQDKTEIPCETFGNT from the exons ATGTCTGCCCTGCTATCTGAGACTCTCTCTAATGCGTTTGAACAAGTCCGCCGATCCTACGACGGGGTTCTGATCAGACTCTCGCGCTGCGCCATGTCCGTCATGAACTTGGCCGTGCGCTTGTTGCAATTGTTTTGCGTCACGCTGCTTTATTTCTCAGCTGTCAAG AGTGCCTATATCCCTAAAGAAAATGGAGGCAGCGCGATTGAAG TCGTGCCATTTACCGAGGTCTACAATAAGTCGATGTGCCGGCCACGGGAAATGCTCGTGGAGGTCCATCAGGAGTATCCAGAAGACATCGAGCACATTTTCATTCCGTCCTGCGTGGTGCTCATGCGCTGTGCCGGCTGCTGCAACGACGAGATGTTGGAGTGCGCGCCCACCGCCACGCGCAACATCACCATGGAG GTACAAAAATTAAAACCCCTGCGCATCAAGCGCAACTACCCAATGAGTTTTGCAGAACACACTGAATGTGAATGCAG AGTAAAGAAGGACTTCCAGGATAAGACAGAAAT TCCCTGTGAAACATTTGGCAACACCTAA
- the vegfab gene encoding vascular endothelial growth factor Ab isoform X3 → MSALLSETLSNAFEQVRRSYDGVLIRLSRCAMSVMNLAVRLLQLFCVTLLYFSAVKSAYIPKENGGSAIEVVPFTEVYNKSMCRPREMLVEVHQEYPEDIEHIFIPSCVVLMRCAGCCNDEMLECAPTATRNITMEVQKLKPLRIKRNYPMSFAEHTECECRVKKDFQDKTEINKGGRRCQKYWDT, encoded by the exons ATGTCTGCCCTGCTATCTGAGACTCTCTCTAATGCGTTTGAACAAGTCCGCCGATCCTACGACGGGGTTCTGATCAGACTCTCGCGCTGCGCCATGTCCGTCATGAACTTGGCCGTGCGCTTGTTGCAATTGTTTTGCGTCACGCTGCTTTATTTCTCAGCTGTCAAG AGTGCCTATATCCCTAAAGAAAATGGAGGCAGCGCGATTGAAG TCGTGCCATTTACCGAGGTCTACAATAAGTCGATGTGCCGGCCACGGGAAATGCTCGTGGAGGTCCATCAGGAGTATCCAGAAGACATCGAGCACATTTTCATTCCGTCCTGCGTGGTGCTCATGCGCTGTGCCGGCTGCTGCAACGACGAGATGTTGGAGTGCGCGCCCACCGCCACGCGCAACATCACCATGGAG GTACAAAAATTAAAACCCCTGCGCATCAAGCGCAACTACCCAATGAGTTTTGCAGAACACACTGAATGTGAATGCAG AGTAAAGAAGGACTTCCAGGATAAGACAGAAAT TAATAAAGGTGGACGCcgttgccaaaagtattgggacacctga